One Herbaspirillum rubrisubalbicans genomic window carries:
- the rarD gene encoding EamA family transporter RarD: MPYAVCASILWGLFPLYFKLLKEVPSFDIVVQRLFWSCVFLLAVLAWRRQWRWIVELAKQPLVVGGCLLSALLLSGNWTLYVWAVNAGRIVDTSLGYFMSPLMSVFMGYLILKEKMRPLQWLAVFLALGAVLWLTIANGSLPWISLLIALTFAFYGLLRKTAHLGALEGLSLETLLMLPLVLVILGTDSLRDSNAFTHASTTARILLILSGPITAVPLLLFAHGARRIPLSMLGLIQYISPTIQLLAGVLVYDEPFVGARAIGFCVIWAALAVYSAEGLWRYLRSRAQSSAEPSAGGA, from the coding sequence ATGCCTTATGCCGTCTGTGCCTCCATCCTGTGGGGCTTGTTTCCGCTGTACTTCAAGCTGCTCAAGGAGGTTCCCTCCTTCGATATCGTGGTGCAGCGCCTGTTCTGGTCCTGCGTGTTCCTGCTGGCGGTGTTGGCCTGGCGCCGGCAATGGCGCTGGATAGTCGAGCTGGCCAAACAGCCGCTGGTGGTGGGTGGCTGCCTGCTCTCGGCGCTGCTCTTGAGCGGCAACTGGACCCTGTATGTGTGGGCGGTCAATGCCGGGCGCATCGTCGATACCAGCCTGGGCTATTTCATGAGCCCCCTGATGAGCGTCTTCATGGGCTACCTGATCCTGAAGGAAAAAATGCGCCCGCTGCAATGGCTGGCCGTGTTTCTGGCGCTGGGGGCGGTGCTATGGCTAACCATCGCCAATGGCAGCCTGCCGTGGATTTCGCTCTTGATCGCGCTCACCTTCGCCTTCTATGGCCTCTTGCGCAAGACCGCGCACCTGGGCGCGCTCGAAGGCCTGTCGCTGGAAACCCTGCTGATGCTGCCGCTGGTGCTGGTGATCCTGGGCACAGACAGCCTGCGCGACAGCAATGCCTTTACCCATGCCTCCACCACGGCCAGGATCCTGCTGATCCTGTCGGGGCCGATCACCGCCGTGCCCTTGCTGCTCTTTGCGCATGGCGCGCGCCGCATTCCGTTGTCGATGCTGGGCTTGATCCAGTACATCTCGCCTACCATCCAGCTCCTGGCCGGCGTGCTGGTCTATGACGAACCCTTCGTCGGGGCCCGCGCCATCGGCTTTTGCGTGATCTGGGCGGCGCTCGCGGTATACTCCGCCGAAGGCTTGTGGCGCTACCTGCGCAGCCGTGCGCAAAGCTCGGCCGAGCCCAGCGCCGGCGGCGCCTGA
- a CDS encoding ureidoglycolate lyase, protein MNAPEVQGRRRVILAQPLTPQAFAPYGHLIAPGPLERDINFGTTRRYDDVARLDVQEQGGRACAAIFRTDAQTHQAPYPLRAFERHRLGSQSFIPMGAARCLAVLAGDGECPDESAIAAFVIEPGQGVTLRRGVWHHPLITVGAADVLVIERLAAEEDCQVVMLTMPAEVHLP, encoded by the coding sequence ATGAATGCGCCTGAGGTCCAAGGTCGGCGGCGTGTGATCCTGGCGCAGCCGCTGACGCCCCAGGCCTTCGCCCCCTACGGCCACCTGATCGCGCCGGGGCCGCTTGAGCGTGACATCAACTTCGGCACCACCCGCCGCTACGATGACGTGGCCAGGCTTGATGTGCAGGAGCAGGGAGGGCGCGCCTGCGCGGCGATCTTCCGCACCGATGCGCAGACCCATCAGGCTCCCTATCCCCTGCGCGCCTTCGAGCGCCACCGGCTGGGCAGCCAGAGCTTCATCCCCATGGGTGCAGCGCGTTGCCTGGCCGTGCTGGCCGGCGATGGCGAATGCCCTGATGAGTCGGCCATCGCCGCCTTCGTGATCGAACCGGGACAGGGCGTCACCCTGCGCCGTGGGGTCTGGCACCATCCCTTGATCACGGTGGGGGCGGCCGATGTGCTGGTCATCGAGCGCCTGGCGGCAGAAGAGGATTGCCAGGTCGTGATGCTGACCATGCCTGCCGAAGTCCATCTGCCCTAG
- a CDS encoding amidase has translation MSADASTARCFVPYPFVPQPQVSTGPLAGVRLAVKDIFDVAGYPTGCGNPHMLAMSGIKNSSAPAVQALLQAGAQFVGKVYTDELAFSMNGKNAHFGTPRNGGAPDRIPGGSSSGSASAVSNGLAELALGTDTGGSVRVPASHCGLIGLRPTHGRVSLAGVMELAGSFDTCGWFAREMGLFSRAGDILLGQDSIELPEQPRVMVAADVLALLESRVQAVFSQTLDRLAGVIGTPQPVKTATPSFDTLYWAFRHIQGYEAWQAHGQHIRRHDFQLGPGVAERFTWSATITPQQMAQHSAVRAIFSETFTRLLGRDGVLLLPSAPDVAPLLTDSEQSLENYRNQAVRMLCLAGLSGCPQISLPLMRLDDAPFGLSLIAPPGSDRSLIRYAARLMHECA, from the coding sequence ATGAGTGCTGATGCCTCTACCGCCCGCTGCTTCGTCCCCTATCCCTTCGTGCCGCAGCCCCAGGTCAGCACCGGCCCGCTGGCCGGCGTGCGCCTGGCCGTCAAGGATATCTTCGATGTGGCTGGTTATCCCACCGGTTGCGGCAACCCGCACATGCTGGCCATGTCCGGTATCAAGAACAGTTCGGCGCCGGCCGTGCAGGCACTGCTGCAAGCGGGCGCGCAATTCGTCGGCAAGGTCTATACCGATGAGCTGGCCTTTTCCATGAATGGCAAGAATGCCCATTTCGGTACCCCGCGCAATGGCGGGGCGCCCGATCGCATTCCGGGTGGCTCCAGCTCCGGCTCGGCTTCGGCGGTCTCCAATGGCCTGGCCGAACTGGCGCTGGGCACCGATACCGGTGGTTCGGTGCGCGTGCCGGCCAGCCATTGCGGTCTGATCGGACTGCGTCCCACGCATGGCCGCGTTTCGTTGGCGGGCGTCATGGAACTGGCCGGCAGCTTCGATACCTGCGGCTGGTTTGCGCGCGAGATGGGCCTCTTCAGCCGTGCCGGCGATATCTTGCTGGGCCAAGACAGCATCGAGCTGCCCGAGCAGCCGCGCGTGATGGTGGCCGCCGATGTGCTGGCCCTGCTGGAGTCGCGCGTGCAGGCGGTGTTCTCACAGACGCTGGACCGCCTGGCCGGCGTGATCGGCACGCCGCAGCCGGTCAAGACCGCGACCCCGTCCTTCGATACGCTGTATTGGGCGTTCCGTCATATCCAGGGCTATGAAGCCTGGCAAGCCCATGGCCAACACATCCGTCGCCACGACTTCCAGCTCGGCCCCGGCGTGGCAGAACGCTTCACCTGGTCGGCCACCATTACACCGCAGCAGATGGCGCAGCACAGTGCGGTGCGTGCCATCTTTTCCGAAACCTTCACTCGCCTGCTGGGGCGCGATGGGGTGCTGCTCTTGCCCAGTGCACCGGATGTGGCACCGTTGTTGACCGATTCCGAGCAGTCGCTGGAAAACTATCGCAACCAGGCCGTGCGCATGTTGTGCCTGGCGGGGCTCTCGGGTTGTCCGCAGATCTCGCTGCCGCTCATGCGCCTGGATGATGCTCCCTTCGGCCTGTCGCTCATCGCACCACCGGGCAGCGACCGTTCCCTGATCCGCTATGCCGCGAGACTGATGCATGAATGCGCCTGA